Proteins from one Coffea arabica cultivar ET-39 chromosome 8c, Coffea Arabica ET-39 HiFi, whole genome shotgun sequence genomic window:
- the LOC140013517 gene encoding uncharacterized protein codes for MDRSWMSIKNYLDPKYLDGVDEFIKFAFLGKDPNCKLPCPCKVCNNFEDQTKKVMANHLCRGIVDSYTRWIYHGEGFESDDENDDIEINDNDSDFDSMEELLNDVGVANFGKSWRHSPKLDTGACTEKEGEASRFPRLLSEPEKSLYPGCEKYSKLSFIVHILHLKTMNRWTCKSTDMLLKFLHQVFPTALIPSSYYEAKNFIRELGLKCEKIHACENDCALFWNENKGLDHCPNEKCKAPRYKSPNSKIPRKVLRYFPLKPRLQRLFVNKEIARDMRWHKERRVDNENMMRHPADSLAWKDFDRNHKSFAEDPRNVRLGLASDGFNPFGTMSNSYSI; via the coding sequence ATGGACAGGAGTTGGATGTCTATTAAGAACTACCTAGACCCCAAGTATTTAGATGGAGTtgatgaatttattaagtttgCTTTTCTAGGCAAGGATCCTAATTGTAAACTGCCATGTCCTTGCAAAGTATGCAATAATTTTGAGGATCAAACTAAGAAAGTCATGGCCAATCACTTGTGTCGAGGAATTGTTGATAGTTATACTAGGTGGATATATCATGGCGAAGGGTTTGAATCTGATGATGAGAATGATGACATAGAAATAAATGACAACGATAGTGACTTTGACAGTATGGAGGAGCTGTTAAATGATGTAGGAGTTGCTAACTTTGGTAAGAGTTGGAGAcattcaccgaaacttgatacGGGTGCTTGTACCGAGAAAGAAGGAGAAGCAAGTAGGTTTCCCAGATTATTATCGGAGCCTGAAAAATCTCTATACCCGGGCTGTGAAAAGTATTCAAAACTCTCGTTTATTGTTCATATCCTCCACTTGAAAACAATGAATCGGTGGACTTGTAAATCTACTGATATGTTGCTGAAGTTCTTGCATCAAGTATTTCCTACAGCTTTGATTCCCAGTTCATATTACGAGGCAAAAAATTTCATCCGTGAGTTGGGGCTGAAGTGTGAAAAGATCCACGCCTGTGAAAATGATTGCgcactcttttggaatgaaaataaaggccttGATCATTGTCCAAATGAAAAATGTAAAGCACCGCGGTATAAATCTCCAAATTCCAAAATACCTAGAAAGGTGTTGCGTTATTTTCCATTAAAACCAAGACTGCAAAGACTGTTTGTGAACAAAGAGATTGCTCGGGATATGAGATGGCATAAGGAGAGACGTGTAGATAATGAGAACATGATGCGACATCCTGCTGATTCATTAGCTTGGAAGGATTTTGATAGAAATCACAAGTCCTTCGCTGAAGATCCTAGAAATGTGAGGCTAGGACTTGCTAGTGATGGCTTTAATCCCTTTGGAACCATGAGCAATTCATACAGTATATGA
- the LOC113706015 gene encoding uncharacterized protein — MIIPGPKAPGNDIDIFFRPLVDELKELFATGVETYDAFREEKFMLRAALLWTINDFPAYGYLSGWSTKGYKACPVCLDETTSLYLNNGHKCCYMGHRRFLPIDHKWRREKKQFNGEREHRQPPRTLSGEEVLQQLLRIEQVEFGKAPDLLQQKKRKRVQNSSNWKKMSIFFELPYWSTNKIRHNLDIMHIVKNVCESLVGTLMNIPSRTKDTWQAREDLKEMGLREELHLQPGGGASKVMPLACYTLSRLEKKNFCQFLSTIKFPDGFASNIPQCVKTKERQLLEMKSHDYYVFIQRLLPLATRGMLYLHDVLTRFNQTERNMEKHEAAGKLSIFSSLARPFEAALIGYLSEVELQRIHLFILRNCEEVDDYLREHRQILEKQNLSSVQQRLDSEFPKWFEERVMYTHTRGECTDELLSLARGPDFRVNTFASCNVNGFRFHIKARERERKTQNSGVMVKGEHADKKTYFYDQPFILASQAEQVFYLQDMKLGGNWHVVELVSPRSSYDVPEKHEDDLVDNEEAYQEEYHEDLIGVQENLELVSLKRGDVQTEERIEAGAMFFIELSASRARQLDDNFIDNNEEIEQQFNSEDENEQFVQIDDYESD; from the exons atGATTATTCCTGGTCCCAAAGCACCTGGAAATGACATTGACATATTCTTTAGACCACTAGTTGATGAGTTAAAAGAGTTATTTGCCACTGGTGTGGAGACATATGATGCCTTCAGGGAGGAGAAGTTCATGTTACGTGCAGCACTTTTGTGGACAATAAACGATTTTCCAGCATATGGCTATTTGTCGGGATGGAGTACAAAAGGGTACAAGGCATGTCCTGTGTGCTTAGATGAGACGACTAGTCTATATCTTAATAATGGTCACAAATGTTGTTACATGGGCCATCGCCGTTTTCTGCCTATTGATCATAAATGGCGTCgagaaaaaaagcaatttaatgGAGAAAGAGAACATAGACAGCCTCCTAGGACCCTATCAGGTGAGGAAGTCCTCCAACAACTTCTTCGTATTGAGCAAGTTGAGTTTGGCAAGGCACCTGATTTGCTGcaacagaagaaaagaaaacgcgTGCAGAACAGTTCAAATTGGAAGAAGATGAGCATATTCTTTGAACTTCCATATTGGAGTACCAATAAAATTAGACATAATTTGGATATTATGCACATTGTCAAGAATGTATGTGAATCTTTGGTAGGTACATTAATGAATATCCCTTCGAGAACTAAGGACACATGGCAGGCTAGGGAGGATTTAAAAGAAATGGGATTAAGGGAAGAGTTGCATCTACAACCGGGAGGCGGCGCATCTAAAGTTATGCCACTTGCATGTTACACTTTATCACGCCTAGAGAAAAAGAATTTCTGCCAGTTTTTGAGCACTATCAAGTTCCCGGATGGCTTTGCTTCGAACATTCCTCAGTGTGTGAAGACCAAGGAGCGTCAACTTTTAGAAATGAAGAGTCATGACTACTATGTGTTCATACAACGACTTCTTCCACTAGCAACTAGAGGAATGCT GTATTTGCATGATGTTCTGACCAGGTTTAATCAAACGGAACGAAATATGGAGAAACACGAAGCTGCTGGAAAATTATCTATATTTTCTAGCTTGGCTCGGCCCTTTGAGGCAGCGCTGATTGGTTATCTAAGTGAGGTTGAATTGCAAAGAATACACCTGTTCATCTTGAGAAATTGCGAAGAAGTAGATGATTACTTGAG GGAGCATAGACAAATTCTTGAAAAGCAAAATTTATCGAGCGTACAGCAAAGGCTAGACTCGGAGTTTccaaagtggtttgaagaacgT GTCATGTATACACATACACGTGGAGAATGTACTGATGAATTGTTGTCCTTGGCTAGAGGACCTGATTTTCGAGTCAATACATTTGCTAGCTGTAATGTGAATGGATTTAGATTCCACATTAAGGCTcgggaaagagaaagaaagacaCAAAATAGTGGAGTTATGGTAAAGGGGGAGCATGCTGATAAAAAAACATACTTTTATG ACCAGCCTTTTATATTAGCATCCCAAGCTGAACAAGTTTTCTATCTTCAAGATATGAAGCTTGGAGGTAATTGGCATGTTGTAGAGTTAGTTAGTCCACGCTCATCTTATGATGTTCCTGAGAAGCATGAAGATGATTTGGTTGATAACGAAGAGGCATACCAAGAAGAGTATCATGAAGATTTGATTGGTGTACAAGAAAATCTTGAGTTGGTCAGTTTGAAGAGAGGAGATGTGCAAACTGAAGAAAGGATAGAGGCTGGTGCTATGTTTTTTATAGAATTGTCAGCTAGCCGTGCAAGGCAATTGGatgacaattttattgataataaTGAGGAAATTGAGCAACAATTCAATTCTGAGGATGAAAATGAACAATTTGTACAAATCGATGACTATGAATCAGATTAA
- the LOC140013518 gene encoding replication protein A 70 kDa DNA-binding subunit D-like: protein MIYGGDIHFFKRHFQPFRRYYISSAKLETVQPRYSTYSNEYCWVIDNSTVVQQVHESEPPMLPDIFNFKPYGRIYEHIDTDEEIDLLGVAIHVNPRAMRGPTPTREIIIVDERSSKNQEAFLKFIAERTYADRLNLIPAPVDDRVVTIKSLTTTNTKRPYWIRGIPNLLDRSQKMWYNACPICYKYLRARPNLEFDCTSCHKCIRVSPRCRLTVQLIDHTGSITLDLNGNDAEQLLPFTIVEIQKQEIQLDYTTIEDFIKQNNLVCLVKKTQNTYNSAAAAKYIAIIAHIRNSTPEELVVISKYTTNYATTSASWNNKLS from the exons ATGATATACGGTGGTGACATCCATTTTTTCAAGAGACATTTCCAGCCATTTCGTCGATACTATATCTCCAGTGCAAAACTTGAGACAGTCCAGCCCAGATATAGTACTTATAGCAATGAATACTGCTGGGTTATTGACAATTCAACCGTTGTGCAGCAAGTTCATGAATCGGAGCCTCCGATGCTACCAGATATCTTCAACTTCAAACCGTATGGCAGAATCTATGAGCACATTGACACAGATGAAGAAATAG ATCTACTTGGAGTTGCTATACATGTTAACCCAAGGGCCATGAGGGGACCAACACCTACCAGAGAAATAATCATAGTCGATGAAAG GTCAAGCAAAAATCAAGAAGCATTCCTGAAATTCATTGCAGAACGAACATATGCAGATCGCTTAAACCTCATCCCAGCTCCAGTCGATGATAGAGTTGTCACTATCAAAAGCTTGACAACTACAAATACG AAGCGACCATACTGGATAAGGGGAATACCAAACCTACTTGACCGGAGCCAGAAAATGTGGTACAATGCATGCCCTATCTGCTACAAGTACCTTAGAGCACGGCCGAACTTGGAATTTGACTGCACGTCATGCCACAAATGCATTCGTGTCAGCCCAAG GTGCAGACTGACGGTACAACTTATAGATCACACCGGCTCAATCACCCTTGATCTCAATGGCAATGATGCTGAGCAACTGCTACCTTTCACTATCGTTGAAATCCAAAAGCAAGAGATACAG CTGGACTATACCACCATTGAGGATTTTATCAAACAAAACAACCTGGTCTGTTTGGTAAAGAAGACTCAAAATACGTACAATTCAGCTGCTGCAGCCAAATACATTGCTATCATTGCTCATATCAGGAACTCAACTCCTGAAGAGCTTGTTGTCATATCAAAGTACACTACCAACTATGCAACCACATCAGCATCCTGGAACAACAAGCTTAGCTGA